The following proteins are encoded in a genomic region of Hoeflea phototrophica DFL-43:
- a CDS encoding ABC transporter permease, translating into MNAIEFVLAGMLAAATPFLLAALGELVAERTGVLNLGVEGMMALGAAIGFIVVYNGGGHFAGFIAAGISAAMLSLLFAFVAIGLQANQVAAGLAIGILGQGLSALFGKSYESLTIRGIPKIEIPGLSDLPLVGGLFTQDIVVWLSLLATLGVWFVFARTKTGLILRAAGENPKATHSIGYPIILIRVCAVALGGAMAGFAGAYASTVYTPLWADGMIAGRGWIAIALVVFGTWLTGRIFLGACLFGAVSLAGLAAQTTGVELPSQLLASLPYLVTIIVLGIISSNRRLLKLNGVASLGEPYKP; encoded by the coding sequence ATGAACGCGATCGAGTTTGTTCTCGCCGGGATGCTGGCGGCGGCCACACCGTTTCTGCTGGCTGCGCTGGGCGAGCTTGTGGCCGAGCGCACCGGTGTTTTGAATCTCGGCGTTGAAGGCATGATGGCGCTTGGCGCCGCGATTGGCTTTATCGTGGTTTACAATGGCGGCGGCCATTTTGCCGGTTTCATTGCAGCCGGGATCTCGGCCGCTATGTTGTCGCTGCTGTTTGCCTTTGTTGCCATCGGGCTGCAGGCCAATCAGGTGGCGGCGGGTCTGGCGATCGGGATCCTGGGGCAGGGGCTTTCGGCCCTGTTTGGCAAATCCTATGAAAGCCTGACGATCCGCGGGATCCCGAAAATTGAAATCCCGGGTCTCTCCGATCTGCCGCTTGTGGGCGGTCTCTTCACCCAGGACATTGTCGTCTGGTTGTCGTTGCTGGCGACCCTCGGTGTCTGGTTTGTGTTCGCGCGCACCAAGACAGGCCTGATCCTGCGGGCCGCGGGCGAAAATCCCAAGGCCACTCACTCCATCGGTTATCCGATCATCCTGATCAGGGTGTGCGCGGTGGCTTTAGGCGGTGCCATGGCAGGGTTTGCCGGAGCCTATGCGTCGACGGTCTACACCCCGCTCTGGGCTGACGGCATGATTGCTGGACGCGGCTGGATTGCGATCGCGCTTGTGGTCTTCGGGACCTGGCTGACAGGCCGGATCTTCCTGGGCGCCTGTCTCTTCGGCGCCGTCTCGCTTGCCGGGCTTGCCGCTCAGACGACGGGTGTGGAACTGCCATCGCAGCTGCTTGCGAGCCTGCCCTATCTGGTGACGATCATCGTGTTGGGGATCATCTCGTCCAACCGCCGGCTGCTCAAGCTGAACGGCGTGGCATCGCTTGGTGAACCCTACAAGCCCTGA
- a CDS encoding ABC transporter permease, protein MSWLASMFGFRLVRRERASLMMTALAPVVALVAATILNLALYLIMGKNPVGVFYAMLLEPFLSWYGFSEVLLKMGPLLLVAQGLAIGFRAKIFNIGAEGQFILGAIFASAIPVMYPEATGVWIWPAMLLLGAVGGALWASITAFWRARLNANEILVSLMLSLVAAQLLNYLLLGPWKDPAGFNFPQTVMFQYDAMLPILFEGTRVNISLLFGLFFSVLAFIFMQRSFQGYKLEVGGLAPAAARYAGFSESRTIWLSLLIGGLAAGFAGAAEVAGPIGQLQRSISTGYGYAGIIVAYLGGLHPIGIVFASFVMAVLYIGGDNAMVSADLPIAAVRVFQGSILLCYLIAFTFVRYRLEWVDQLKRGEA, encoded by the coding sequence ATGAGTTGGTTGGCTTCGATGTTCGGTTTTCGTCTGGTCCGCCGTGAACGGGCTTCGCTGATGATGACGGCGCTGGCGCCGGTGGTGGCGCTTGTGGCGGCAACCATTCTCAATCTGGCGCTTTACCTGATTATGGGAAAGAACCCTGTCGGGGTCTTCTACGCAATGCTGCTTGAGCCGTTTCTATCCTGGTACGGCTTCTCTGAGGTGTTGTTGAAAATGGGGCCCCTGCTTTTGGTGGCACAGGGGCTGGCCATCGGCTTTCGTGCCAAGATCTTCAACATCGGGGCAGAGGGGCAGTTCATTCTCGGGGCCATTTTCGCGTCAGCCATTCCGGTGATGTATCCAGAAGCCACCGGTGTCTGGATATGGCCCGCGATGCTGTTGCTGGGGGCTGTGGGCGGGGCGCTTTGGGCGTCGATCACCGCCTTCTGGCGGGCACGTCTGAATGCCAATGAGATTCTGGTCTCGCTGATGCTGAGCCTGGTGGCGGCGCAATTGCTCAACTATCTGCTGCTCGGCCCCTGGAAGGATCCGGCTGGGTTCAATTTTCCGCAAACCGTGATGTTCCAGTATGACGCGATGCTGCCGATCCTGTTTGAGGGAACGCGGGTCAACATATCGCTGCTGTTCGGTCTGTTCTTCTCCGTGCTGGCTTTCATTTTCATGCAGCGGAGCTTTCAGGGCTACAAGCTGGAGGTGGGCGGTCTGGCGCCGGCCGCCGCGCGCTATGCCGGGTTTTCGGAATCCCGGACGATCTGGCTGTCACTGCTGATCGGTGGCCTGGCGGCCGGTTTTGCTGGCGCTGCGGAAGTTGCAGGTCCAATCGGGCAGTTGCAGCGCTCGATTTCGACCGGCTACGGATATGCCGGTATCATCGTTGCCTATCTCGGCGGCCTGCATCCCATCGGCATCGTGTTCGCCTCATTCGTCATGGCGGTTCTCTATATTGGCGGTGACAATGCCATGGTTTCTGCCGATCTGCCGATTGCGGCGGTCCGTGTGTTTCAAGGCAGCATCCTGCTTTGCTATCTGATCGCCTTCACCTTTGTCCGGTACCGGCTGGAATGGGTTGATCAGCTCAAGCGAGGTGAAGCATGA